The Solenopsis invicta isolate M01_SB chromosome 12, UNIL_Sinv_3.0, whole genome shotgun sequence genome window below encodes:
- the LOC120359266 gene encoding uncharacterized protein LOC120359266, producing the protein MINISQQAFQVKALKNGIRVSPGLSITTYVTYSFKRTSILHAIIPIEINGKIFDYRVISTLAIEYISIEPKSVDFGTIDIGYSSGSKIITIRNEGNKSTRYSHYS; encoded by the coding sequence ATGATCAACATCTCTCAACAGGCTTTTCAAGTAAAAGCTTTGAAAAACGGCATACGAGTAAGTCCTGGATTAAGTATAACAACATACGTGACTTATTCGTTCAAGAGAACATCCATATTGCATGCAATAATCCCAATTGAGATAAATGGAAAGATATTCGATTATCGCGTGATATCTACTCTGGCCATCGAATACATCAGCATCGAACCGAAGTCAGTAGATTTTGGTACCATCGACATTGGCTATTCGTCCGGttcaaaaataataacgatCCGTAATGAAGGAAACAAGAGCACCAGGTATTCGCACTATTCGTGA